The uncultured Dysgonomonas sp. genome contains the following window.
TGGGAAATATTAGCATTCGGTAAAGACATGAGTAAAATGTCTTATATTGATCATCGGTACCTCCCGAGACTTTGACTTTTGACAATTCTCTGTTCCAGATATTATAGGCTTTCTCTTTCGTTTCATCAAAACCAGCATTTCCTATTTCTTTCAGGTTTATATTGGCCTGCTCAAAACTTATATAAGATGAAGAGACTTTCACATTTAATTTTTCGCCTTCTTTCATTTCAAAATGCAGTATAGTACCTACATGGTTATCTTCAATTTCTAATTTGTTATCATACAAGGTATCTTTACTCCATACAGCTCCATCTCTTAGGGGTTTGTCAAACTCCATTACAAAATAATTTTTGAAGTTACTTGGAGCCCCTCCGCTTTTTGTACTCGAATAACCTATAATTTTTTTATCGTCCTTTAGTATCTTGACATATGATCCCTTATTGAAAGCATCTACAACCAAAAACGCACTGTCAGGATGAGTATATGATATGCGAAAACAGGCAGCGCGCTCTGTTGGCGTTACCTCAACATGGGCCTGATGATCTGCCAGATACACAGAGTAATAATGAGGTTTTGCGATCTCTGTCTTATGCGAGTACCAACTCTTTCTTTTTTCTTGAACAAACTGTTGTTTATTGCTAACCGGCATTAGGGAAAACTGCCCATAATCGCCAATCCAGAGACTAGCTTGATGAGTTTGACGGATACCATATAAGTAATTGTTCTGGTATGCATACTGAAAATTGTCCCCCACTTTACCTGTATGCGCAGACCAATTGTGCATGGCAAAAGGCATACATACAGCCGGGTACGTATTGCCTGCCGAAAGTTCCATTTTAGACATTGTACCCACCAACGTGTTGACGTAGTCTACCGGATTAATCTGTTGCGCATATGCGAGATGTGGCATAATCAATAGAAATAAAAGAATTCTTCTCATCATTTTTATTCTTGTTTTAGACATTCTATATCTAGTTGATAGTTATATAATATACACTTACCGGAATATTGATTTGAGGATTATCCAACTCGATAGTGATAGAACTAGTTTTTATTTTTTCTCCCAATTTGATAACATTGATAGTCTGATAGTTTTCTATTTTTTCGTAAATAATATTTCCTGTCTGATCTTTTATCCTGTAGTTCTGTACACAAAAAGGGATTATATTTTCAGGATGCCCCATTTGCACAGATTCCAGAGCATGGTCATAGTCTGTATCGAAATAGAGGGTTATGCTATTTATTTCTTTCTCCGACTCCCACAATACACTCATACACACTTCTTTATCCGAAATATCAGAAGCCCATGCATTAGGTTGGTTTGTCGGTCTGATCAGCCCTTCCAATAAATTTTCTTTTCCAAAAGTTTTCAATGCCGGTACAATCTTCATAGCAATATTATGCCCTTGGGGACGCCTATCCGGACACCAGAATTCAAAAGATTCTATTCCTGAATCGGGAGGAGCAATTTGTGCACCGTTATTATTCACTGCATAATTAAATTTATTGAAGACAGAGACAATTCCGGAGAAACGATCTTCACTCATTTCTATTTTTGCTTTATCATTTTTCAGAAAAGTAAGGAAACCGTACTGATCATTCGGCAGCCCTTTATTAAAAATCAGCTTTATACTCTGTTTCCCTTCAACTAATTCTATCGATAATTTATCTACAACTATATCAGGTGTATAATTATTTATCTTTGACGAACAACGCAGTTCAACTTCAAGTATAGTTTCTTCAGCCGCATCGACCTGTATTTCAAAGGAGTAACATTGTCCTTTCTTTAGCGGAAGCATCTGAGCTACAGAATAATCCAGATTTATCCATATTCCTGCTTCCCGTATTCGATCTAATATCAATTCGCTGGATACAGAAATATTGGCAGAGGCTAAAAGATTGTTCTGATTTTCTATTCTTGTATTAGGTATACTTTGCCCGATAATATTTAGTTGTTGTTGTAGTTCTTTGATTTCTTTGATGTCAATTATATCTTTAGGCTTTAAACCCTTTTTTATACATTGCGCGGCGGCAATTCCAACAGCCTGCCCCCCGAAAGCAGAGGTTGCCATTACCCGACTCGAACCATGAGCTACATGTGAAGAGCTGATATTACGCCCCGCAAAGAAGAGATTCTCTATATCCTTGCTGACAAAACATCTGTAAGGAATTTCATACACACCTTTGGAATGATATTGGATGCATCCGCCTTTTTCGCTATAGACTCCATCTGCCGGATGAAGGTCTATTGCCCAACCTCCAAATAAAACAGCATCGTCGTGATGCCTTTGCTCCATTATATCTTGTTGGACAAGAGTATAAAGCCCAACAAAACGCCGGCTTTCTCTCTTCCCCGGTATAGTGCCCACCCATTCAAGAGTCAAATTATCTGCTTCTGGAAACTTGCCCGAATTTTTTATATAATCCCATACTCCACATACTATACTCCATAATTCCCATTTTATTTTTTCCGTATCATGGATGGTATCCAAACGTCCACCATACTCAAGCCACCAAAATTTACAGCCATGCTGGCCTGAATTGATATTACCAAAACGAGGAATTTTCTTTATATCTTTCAATGCATAAGATGGTGCTACATATTTTATAGGATTACCTACGTTTTTTGTGTAGAAATAAAGGGAATGCCCCAGAAGTTCTCCGTATTCGCTAGTGTCTGGTGCAAATTTTTCATTATACTCTAATTTATCCTCTGCACCCATCCTATATGCTGCACCTGCCTGATATGCAACTATACCATCACCTGAAGCATCGCAAAATAAGGTACCTGCAATTTCGTATCTTATGGAATTTTGACTATTAAAAGCCAAAACAGCAGAAACCCTATTTTTCTCTGATTTTATTGTTTCATAAACAGAGGTGTTCAGTAATAGTTGGATGTTAGATTCTTGTTGTACTTTGTCTAGAAGAATTGTATCAAAAATGACAGGATTGCCTTCTTTATTTTTGTATAAATTTTCCAATAAAATTTCATCGATGATCCCTCCTTCTCTAGACCATCTATTGTTACTACCCATATGCGATGTTGCACCTAATACCCATAGTCTGACTTCACTTGATGCATTGCCTCCTAGTACAGGTCTATCTTGAATCAATACTACCTTTATTCCGGCTCTTGCTGCGGCAATGGCTGCACAGACTCCGGATAAACCTCCACCTACAACGACCAGATTTGTAGTCAGTGTAAGTTTTTTCAGGTTTCGTTTATCTTGATTGAAATCTTCTTTAATCATTTTTACTTTTCTTTTTAATTATAAAAATGCCCAGTAAAGCAAACACACATCCGGTGGTTATAACTAATACTCTGCTCGAGTCGGACATACCACCCAACAATGCCACTCCAATCCCCGTGAATAGTACTCCATAACCAATTACTTTCCTACTGAATTGATTATCATTCTTTCTCTCTTCAATTTCTTCTTCATTTATATTGGATACCTTTGTTTGATTCTTTGATTCCCATGACAAATAAGAGTTATACATAGGTGATGTCTGTTTTTTAAGAATGTAGTACACTTCGAAAACAATCATACACAGAATGGGGAAGCTGACCCCAAGTAGCATCTCCTGTTCTCTATTTAAAGTGAAATTAAAAAGAGGGGCTACAAATTTGAATATTCCATTAACAACTAAACTTATTACAGTTGTAGATACTGTTGACACCTTTGTCTGTCGTTTAGAGAACAATGTCCAGATAACAGGTAAGTATAAAGGAACTCCGGTCAGAGCAGCCAAACTTATAACGACATTTACTACCCCGCCCATCATAGGTATTAGTAATGCGATTAGAATAGTTAAAATCCCAAAAGCGATTGTAGATAGACGGGCTACCTGCATCAATGTCTTATCCGAACTATCAGGCTTAAGCCTTTTGAATATATCGTTTGTAACAACACCTGATGATATATTCAGCTTTGAATTGAGAGCACTTGTTGTTGCAAAAATCATCCCTCCTATCATCAAACCCAATATACCATGCGGAAGTACATCTTTGCACATCATTAGATATGCTCCTTCTGCCTCTACATCGGAGAGACTCCCATTGTACATTTTGTAGACCATTGGAGGCAGCATCCATAGGATTGGGCTGATTATGTAAAGCACTCCAAACATCCAACCTACTTTTTGGGAATCAGCTTGGGTTTTTACACATGTATATCGTTGTACATATGCCCAATTTCCTCCTAAAAATATAGTGTTATATATAGTAAATGCAATTATAAAACCGAGGGTGTATTCTCCATTCAGAAAATTAAAGAACGAATCGGGAGCTTTACCCACAAAGTTGGTTATACCTCCTATTTCCTCTAGAGAGAGAGGTACCACGATAACTACAGCGGCTGTGAGTATTACAAATTGTAAAATATCTGTTGATATTACGGCCCACAGTCCTCCTGCCGAAACATATAATATGCAAAAAGCACCTAGTAATAGGATACATAAGTTCAGGGGTAAAGCTGTTGACACTTCCAATATTTTAGCAACAGGATATAAGAATGATGCTGTCAGAAAAAGTGATATAAACAGGAATAAATAAGTGTATATTTTTTGGGTAGAAACCCCCAACCGTTTATTTATATATTCGGCAACGGTCAATGCTCCTGTCTTGTGCCAACGAGGTGCGATCAGTGTCCCAACAACAAAACCGGCTATAGCCATTGTCCATTGTATGGTAACAGACACCCACCCATGTGAATAGGCTATTGATCCCCAAACAACAAACGTTCCGGCAGAGAAAAACCCCATAAAGAGAGATAATCCACTCATGCTCCAAGGCATCGCTCCTCCTCCGGCAAAGAATGATTTCATATTTTTCCCTTGTTTTGAAAAGGACATCCCAACAAGAATTATTCCCAAGGAAAATATTACAATGGTAATAATATCAATAAAAGTCATAAGGTTATTATAGTATTAGAATAAAGCAATCTTTTTATTTTTTTAATTTAATTACTTCGCTTGCAGCCAGTAGGAACGCTCCCGGACCATAGCTTTCACTACTACTGTCTGCTGAAAATTTTGCTTGCGGTGAATCGGTTATTGGCTGTACCCATCCTACTCGTCCTTCGTCGTTCACACATTGTATCAATGCGATCCAACTCTTTTTTACAACAGGAAGGTAAGATTCATCTAATAGTCCGTTATTGATTCCCCAAGCCAAAGCATAACAGAAAAAAGCAGAGCCACTTACTTCGCCGTTCGAGTAAGATTCAGTATCTAATAAACTTGTACGCCACAATCCATCTTCAGGCTGTAGTTTAGCTATACGGGCTGCTATTTCCTTAAATAGTTGTTCATAAAAAGGTCTTTCTTTATAGGTAGACGGGAGATCTGTCAAAACAAGGGCTAATCCTCCCATTACCCAACCATTTCCGCGTGACCAAAAGATAAGTTCTCCATTTTTTTCGCGGCGCGTGCTGCCATCTTCTTTGATTACATAATTTAAGTCACGGGCAAAAAGAGATTCTTCTTTATTGTACAGCAAGTCATAACATTCTTTATAATAAATATCATTGAAAGCTAAATAACTTTTATCACTGGTTTCTTTGGTTAACTTTACAAAAACAGGAGGTACCATAAATAAGGCATCGCACCACCACAATTTAATCTTTTCAATATCCTTTTTTGAAGGATAAGGTTTAGCTACAAATTTGTTAATCACATCAATAGTCGGTTGTATCATTGCGATTTTCTTTTCTTTGTGATATAGATCTAAGTATGTTTGACAAATAGCTATATCATCGGCATGAAACCAACGGTTATAAGGTTTCCAATTCTGACTATCACCCATACCCATTAAAGCCTGATAAAGAGACTTGTTTTTTGTTGTTTGCCAGGCCGAGAAAAGACCTGAATAAAAAGTGGCATTTGTCCAATGTCTCATATCTCTCTCCGAAGGATTATTTAACTGCCAAAGTGAAACTTTTTCGATTTTATCTTTAATATACTTTTTGCTAAATACATCCTTGTTATAAGATCCTTGAGCGAATGTTGTGATGCAGAATAATAGCAATATGAATTGCATGCTTAATTTTTTAACTGATTTCATAATGGTAATATTTAATATCTCTTTATAAGGTTATATTCAATAGTGAGTTTTTATTATTTTGATTTAATTACTTCGTCACCAGGCAGAAAAAGCGCTTCTGCACCATAGGTTGCCTAGTTACCTCTAGCAAAAAATGGTATCATATTTTTCTTTTTTGGAAAATGATATCCCGACAAGCCTTATTTATATGGAAAATATTATAATGGTATTAACATCAAAAAAGGTCATAAGGTTATTTATAGTACTAGAAAAAACGACTCATTTACTCAATATCAAATTTAGGGCTATTTATGTAATGTTTGCAACATAATTAACCAATATCGTCGGGAACGTTTGCGGGAACGTTCCCATAAAAAGCAAAAGTTAAATCTCAAGGATTAATGAATTAAAAATTATAATTTTGAGAGAAACAAAGTATTTATTATGACCAAAACACGAATAACAATAAAAGATATAGCAAAGGAATTGAGAATTTCGACTTCTACTGTTTCAAGAGCTTTAGCAGACCGATGGGATGTAAACCCTGAAACAAAAAAAGCAGTTTTGGACTTGGCAAAAAGATGGAACTATAAGCCAAATCCTATGTCAAAAAGATTGCAAGAGCAACATTCGAAGCTGATTGGAGTTGTTGTGCCAGAATTTATTAATTCTTTTTTTGCAGAGGTTGTCATTGGCATCGAGAGCATATTACAACCTGAAGGATTCAATATCTTACTAATGCAGTCTAATGAATCTCATACAAGTGAACTAAATAATCTTAATATTCTTGAAGGACAAATGGTCGATGGTATAATCGTATCGGTTTGCCACGAAACAAAAAACTCAAAGAAATACGCTGCGCTTCAGGCGAATAATTATCCTATCGTTTTTTTTAATCGTATTTGTACCAATATTGTAGCTCCTAACGTAATTATAGATGATTATAAATGGGCTTATAAGGCTGTGGAGCATCTTATAAAGCAAGGGGCTAGACGTATAGCTCATCTTGCCGGCCCTGAAAGTCTTACTGTCTCAAAAAGCAGGAAGAGAGGATATTGCGATGCACTAAAAGATTATGACATCCCTATTGATGAAGAATTGATAATTCCATGCGGACTGAAAATGGAAAGGGGAATAATGGCTGCTTATAAACTTTTGGAGATGGAGGAAAAACCCGATGGAATTTTTGCATTTAACGACCCGACAGCTATTGGAGCAATGAAAACTATGCAAAAATGCGGATATAAAATTCCTATTGACATTGCTGTTGTTGGATTTACTCAATCTAGAATGGCAATGATTATAGAACCCAATTTGACAAGTGTGGAACAACCAACTTTTGAAATGGGTAAAGTTGCTGCAGAATTGATGCTGGAGCAGATAAGAAATGGAAATGAGGAAACAATTTCATCGAGAACAGTAACCCTCGATGCTATCTTTAATATTAGAGAATCTTCTTTGAAAAAATTGAAAAAACAGCAGATGCTAAAATAAATCATGAAATATCATCACTATGTAAAATGAAATAGTCACGATTTAATCTAAATATGTCTGGGTAATCTTTTCAGAACTATGCCCTAAAGATTCAGAAATAATAGAATAGTTTTTAAATTCTTGTTTATATGTCCTGTGTATTTGTAAATAGGATTAAACTTCTGTATTGCTGTTATATGTATTTTCTTATTTAAA
Protein-coding sequences here:
- a CDS encoding FAD-dependent oxidoreductase codes for the protein MIKEDFNQDKRNLKKLTLTTNLVVVGGGLSGVCAAIAAARAGIKVVLIQDRPVLGGNASSEVRLWVLGATSHMGSNNRWSREGGIIDEILLENLYKNKEGNPVIFDTILLDKVQQESNIQLLLNTSVYETIKSEKNRVSAVLAFNSQNSIRYEIAGTLFCDASGDGIVAYQAGAAYRMGAEDKLEYNEKFAPDTSEYGELLGHSLYFYTKNVGNPIKYVAPSYALKDIKKIPRFGNINSGQHGCKFWWLEYGGRLDTIHDTEKIKWELWSIVCGVWDYIKNSGKFPEADNLTLEWVGTIPGKRESRRFVGLYTLVQQDIMEQRHHDDAVLFGGWAIDLHPADGVYSEKGGCIQYHSKGVYEIPYRCFVSKDIENLFFAGRNISSSHVAHGSSRVMATSAFGGQAVGIAAAQCIKKGLKPKDIIDIKEIKELQQQLNIIGQSIPNTRIENQNNLLASANISVSSELILDRIREAGIWINLDYSVAQMLPLKKGQCYSFEIQVDAAEETILEVELRCSSKINNYTPDIVVDKLSIELVEGKQSIKLIFNKGLPNDQYGFLTFLKNDKAKIEMSEDRFSGIVSVFNKFNYAVNNNGAQIAPPDSGIESFEFWCPDRRPQGHNIAMKIVPALKTFGKENLLEGLIRPTNQPNAWASDISDKEVCMSVLWESEKEINSITLYFDTDYDHALESVQMGHPENIIPFCVQNYRIKDQTGNIIYEKIENYQTINVIKLGEKIKTSSITIELDNPQINIPVSVYYITIN
- a CDS encoding sodium:solute symporter family protein — translated: MTFIDIITIVIFSLGIILVGMSFSKQGKNMKSFFAGGGAMPWSMSGLSLFMGFFSAGTFVVWGSIAYSHGWVSVTIQWTMAIAGFVVGTLIAPRWHKTGALTVAEYINKRLGVSTQKIYTYLFLFISLFLTASFLYPVAKILEVSTALPLNLCILLLGAFCILYVSAGGLWAVISTDILQFVILTAAVVIVVPLSLEEIGGITNFVGKAPDSFFNFLNGEYTLGFIIAFTIYNTIFLGGNWAYVQRYTCVKTQADSQKVGWMFGVLYIISPILWMLPPMVYKMYNGSLSDVEAEGAYLMMCKDVLPHGILGLMIGGMIFATTSALNSKLNISSGVVTNDIFKRLKPDSSDKTLMQVARLSTIAFGILTILIALLIPMMGGVVNVVISLAALTGVPLYLPVIWTLFSKRQTKVSTVSTTVISLVVNGIFKFVAPLFNFTLNREQEMLLGVSFPILCMIVFEVYYILKKQTSPMYNSYLSWESKNQTKVSNINEEEIEERKNDNQFSRKVIGYGVLFTGIGVALLGGMSDSSRVLVITTGCVFALLGIFIIKKKSKND
- a CDS encoding glycoside hydrolase family 88 protein, whose protein sequence is MKSVKKLSMQFILLLFCITTFAQGSYNKDVFSKKYIKDKIEKVSLWQLNNPSERDMRHWTNATFYSGLFSAWQTTKNKSLYQALMGMGDSQNWKPYNRWFHADDIAICQTYLDLYHKEKKIAMIQPTIDVINKFVAKPYPSKKDIEKIKLWWCDALFMVPPVFVKLTKETSDKSYLAFNDIYYKECYDLLYNKEESLFARDLNYVIKEDGSTRREKNGELIFWSRGNGWVMGGLALVLTDLPSTYKERPFYEQLFKEIAARIAKLQPEDGLWRTSLLDTESYSNGEVSGSAFFCYALAWGINNGLLDESYLPVVKKSWIALIQCVNDEGRVGWVQPITDSPQAKFSADSSSESYGPGAFLLAASEVIKLKK
- a CDS encoding LacI family DNA-binding transcriptional regulator, which codes for MTKTRITIKDIAKELRISTSTVSRALADRWDVNPETKKAVLDLAKRWNYKPNPMSKRLQEQHSKLIGVVVPEFINSFFAEVVIGIESILQPEGFNILLMQSNESHTSELNNLNILEGQMVDGIIVSVCHETKNSKKYAALQANNYPIVFFNRICTNIVAPNVIIDDYKWAYKAVEHLIKQGARRIAHLAGPESLTVSKSRKRGYCDALKDYDIPIDEELIIPCGLKMERGIMAAYKLLEMEEKPDGIFAFNDPTAIGAMKTMQKCGYKIPIDIAVVGFTQSRMAMIIEPNLTSVEQPTFEMGKVAAELMLEQIRNGNEETISSRTVTLDAIFNIRESSLKKLKKQQMLK